The nucleotide sequence CCGCCGCTGCCGTAATACCGGATAAAGAAAGCAGCGCAGCGCAGCGCGCCTTCTTCCGCCTCGGGTGCCAGGTGATACTCGACCAGGCCATGGTGCTGCCCACCGGCGCTGATGGTATGCAGCGGTGCCTTGAGGTCGGCCGCTGCGCAGTTCCCTCGCAGATGCAGCAGGTGTGCCATCACCGGGCGCTGTTGGCCTCCTGTATGGGTGATGGTCGACAGTGGATCGCGCATGTCACGCGCTGGCGTCGAATTGAAGCCACCGTTTGCCTGATCGATGAACGCTGCAACCAGACGCGGTTCGGCCACCGCCATGGAGCCTCCGCGCGGCCATGCGGTTATGGTGCGTAGCGGCTCGCGAATCGATGTGACGCCCTCGCTGGACCAGTTGGCCAGCTCTATGATGAATGGATCAGCGTTATCAAGGACGTATCGCTTGAGGCCCACAGCCAAGCGCGTGTTTGTCGCCTCGGCAAGCGGCCGGGCGCGATCGAATATCGATTTCGACGGAATGCTGAAATCGATGTGCTCGTAGGCTGCGCGCCACTTCTTCTTTCCGGCCAGGGGCAACTTGTGATGGGAGGGTTGCGGCCATACGATCGGCTCACCATCACAGCGCGCCACCCAGAACAGGCGAACGCGTGACGTAGATGCCCCGTGGTCAGCGGCGCATAGCAACTTGTCATCAGTCACGTATCCCATGCTTTGAATGATCCGGTTGAACTTTTTCCAGGTGCGGCCGGCATGTTTCGGATTCGGGATGAGGTATTGTTGCTGCACCGGAATACGCTCACCAGGTGCGGCAACCGTGCCGTCGAGCCGCATGGCACGGCCCGGTGACCTTGCATCGCTTGGCGATCAGGGGCCCCCAGCTGCGGATCTGCTTGACGTTTTCCAGCGTCATGACACGTGGTCGCTTCTGACCTGCCCAGCGTGCGCCGATCCACGGCAGGCCGCGCAGTCGCGCGCTACGCGGCTGACCGCCCTTGGCCTGGCTGTGGTCGGTGCAATCAGGGCTCATGTGCAGCAGACCGACCGGCATGTCGCCAGTGACGTCTCGCGGGTCCACATCAAATACGTCAGCGCAAAAGTGCTTGGTTTGTGGGTGATTCGCCTCGTGCATGCTGCAAGCATCGCTGTTGTGGTTGACGGCGATATCAACCGGCCGGCCAATGGCGGCCTCGATCGCCTGCGACATGCCGCCGCCGCAGGAAAATTCATCCACGACCAGCTCATCATGGATTGGCAAGAGAAATTGACGAGCGTTCACGCGCACACCTCCTGCTCGCCAGCGATCTGGATCACCTTGTTGGGCGCGCAGTCCCAGCCGCGCACTTCGTCAGCGGTGAACTTTCCGGCCTGCGACAGGTCGCTCGTATAGCCGCGGCAGCCTGCACGGTGATACACATTGCTCTCAGTGTGCCAAATAGCGAACAGCGGCGGATTGCCCGGGAACAGAATGTCACGAAGCACAGCGGCGCGCTCAAAGTTCATCGCTTTGATCGCCTTGGCCAGTTCGCCTTCGAGGCGAAGTCGGCGATCCCTGGCGTTACGCTTTACACGCGGGTCGCCAGGGCATCTTGCCCAGATCGCTGTATGCCACACTGATGTCATGGCGTAGCGCCCGGTGACGATCTGCCAGTTGCCATTGAGGTCGTAGAATGCCGTCCCGCAAATGACGCGGCCGGACCGGTCGATTGCATACACTTTGCTGCCGTTTTCCAAGGCGACGCCGTCAGCAGCAAAAGCCCTGATCCTTGTTGCTGATGTTCGCGCGGTCGAGCGCTGCGACGTAATGGCCCGTGGTGCGGCGGCAGTGAGCTGCGTACTCGAGCGCGGTGGCGCGCATGAAGCCGAGCACCGGCTTGGGTTGCTCAAATTCATATCCGGTCATGACATTCAGCAGATAATCGCGAATGCGGCGGCGCG is from Janthinobacterium sp. 61 and encodes:
- a CDS encoding DNA cytosine methyltransferase — its product is MRLDGTVAAPGERIPVQQQYLIPNPKHAGRTWKKFNRIIQSMGYVTDDKLLCAADHGASTSRVRLFWVARCDGEPIVWPQPSHHKLPLAGKKKWRAAYEHIDFSIPSKSIFDRARPLAEATNTRLAVGLKRYVLDNADPFIIELANWSSEGVTSIREPLRTITAWPRGGSMAVAEPRLVAAFIDQANGGFNSTPARDMRDPLSTITHTGGQQRPVMAHLLHLRGNCAAADLKAPLHTISAGGQHHGLVEYHLAPEAEEGALRCAAFFIRYYGSGGQWGDLREPLSTITTKDRLALVTVWIKGDPYVIVDICLRMLSPRELYNISSFPRNYIIDRGHDGRVFSKATQVAMCGNAVPPKLGEAVIRANYQPLSQMARAA
- a CDS encoding DNA cytosine methyltransferase; this translates as MNARQFLLPIHDELVVDEFSCGGGMSQAIEAAIGRPVDIAVNHNSDACSMHEANHPQTKHFCADVFDVDPRDVTGDMPVGLLHMSPDCTDHSQAKGGQPRSARLRGLPWIGARWAGQKRPRVMTLENVKQIRSWGPLIAKRCKVTGPCHAARRHGCRTW
- a CDS encoding UvrB/UvrC motif-containing protein — encoded protein: MENGSKVYAIDRSGRVICGTAFYDLNGNWQIVTGRYAMTSVWHTAIWARCPGDPRVKRNARDRRLRLEGELAKAIKAMNFERAAVLRDILFPGNPPLFAIWHTESNVYHRAGCRGYTSDLSQAGKFTADEVRGWDCAPNKVIQIAGEQEVCA